A stretch of the Chanos chanos chromosome 1, fChaCha1.1, whole genome shotgun sequence genome encodes the following:
- the tnpo3 gene encoding transportin-3 isoform X2: MDGGKPSLSLVYQAVQALYHDPDPAGKERASVWLGELQRSMYAWEISDQLLQLKQDVESCYFAAQTMKMKIQTSFYELPPETHISLRDSLLSHIQNLKDLSPIIITQLALAIADLALQMASWKGCVHTLIEKYSSDVSSMPFLIEILTVLPEEVHSRSLRIGANRRTEITEDLAYYSTTVVTLLVSCVEKSGNDEKMLIKVFRCLGSWFNLGVLDNNFMASNQLLMVLFQVLQRDETSTNLHEAASDCVCSALYAIENVDTHLPLAMQLFQGVLTLETAYHMAVAREDLDKVLNYCRIFTELCETFLETTVRSPGQGMGDLRTLELLLICAGHPQYEVVEISFNFWYRLGEHLYKTNDPALHNVFRPYIQRLLHGLARHCQLDPDHEGIPEDTDDFGEFRMRVSDLVKDVIFLVGSTECFSQLFSTLREGNPPWEVTEAVLFIMAAIAKSVDPENNPTLTEVLEQVVLLPETVHIAVRYTSIELVGEMSEVVDRNPRFLDPVLNYLMKGLREKPLASMAAKAIHNICSVCRDHMAQHFQGLLDIARALDSFALSSDAAIGLLKGTALVLARLPLEKISECLSDLCAVQVMALRKLLAQDSSNGKSADPTIWLDRLAVIFRHTNPIVENGQTHPCQKVIQEIWPVLSETLNAHQADNRIVERCCRCLRFAVRCVGKGSASLLQPLVTQMVNVYQVYPHSCFLYLGSILVDEYGMEEGCRQGLLDMVQALCMPTFQLLEQPNGLRNHPDTVDDLFRLATRFVQRSPVTLLSSNIVVHIIQCAIAATTLDHRDANCSVMKFIRDLIHTGVSNDHEEDFEVRKQLISQAMEQHGQQLVTQLLHACCFCLPPYTLPDVAEVLWEIMIFDRPTFCRWLEAALKGLPKETSGGAITVTHKQLTDFHKQVTSAEECKQVCWAIREFTRLYR, translated from the exons ATGGATGGCGGCAAACCGTCCCTTTCACTTGTGTATCAAGCGGTTCAAGCGCTTTACCATGATCCAGATCCTGCCGGCAAAGAGCGAGCCTCGGTGTGGCTCGGGGAGCTGCAAAGATCG ATGTATGCATGGgagatctcagatcagctgttGCAGCTGAAGCAGGATGTTGAATCCTGCTACTTCGCTGCCCAGACCATGAAGATGAAGATCCAAACCTCCTTCTATGAGCTGCCACCAGAGACACACATCTCCCTCCGCGATTCGCtgctctcacacatacagaaccTCAAAGACCTCTCACCCATCATCATCACCCAG CTGGCTCTGGCAATCGCTGATCTTGCCCTGCAAATGGCTTCCTGGAAGGGTTGTGTTCACACCCTTATTGAAAA GTACAGTAGTGATGTTTCCTCCATGCCTTTCCTCATTGAGATTCTCACAGTTCTCCCAGAGGAGGTTCACAGCCGTTCTCTCAGGATCGGAGCAAACCGACGGACAGAGATAACTGAGGATTTGGCCTACTACTCAACCACTGTAGTCACTCTCTTG GTGTCATGTGTGGAGAAGTCTGGGAATGATGAGAAAATGCTGATTAAGGTGTTCCGCTGCCTGGGTAGCTGGTTTAATCTAGGAGTTCTAGACAACAATTTCATGGCCAGCAATCAGTTACTTATGGTTCTCTTCCAAGTGTTG CAGAGGGATGAGACGTCCACTAACCTGCACGAGGCTGCCTCAGACTGTGTTTGCTCAGCACTGTACGCCATAGAGAATGTGGACACACACTTGCCTCTGGCCATGCAGCTCTTCCAGGGTGTTCTCACTTTAGAGACTGCCTACCACATGGCAGTAGCCAGAGAGGACCTCGACAA AGTGCTGAATTACTGCCGTATTTTTACCGAGCTCTGTGAGACCTTTCTGGAGACGACAGTGAGAAGCCCAGGTCAAGGCATGGGAGACCTTCGTACCCTGGAACTGCTGCTCATCTGTGCTGGGCATCCACAGTATGAG GTGGTGGAGATCTCCTTTAACTTCTGGTATCGCCTCGGGGAGCACCTCTATAAGACTAATGACCCAGCGCTCCACAATGTGTTCAGACCTTACATCCAGAGACTGCTGCACGGACTGGCTCGCCACTGCCAACTGGACCCAGATCAT GAGGGAATCCCTGAGGACACCGATGATTTTGGGGAGTTCAGGATGAGAGTGTCTGATCTTGTGAAGGATGTTATTTTCCTCGTTGGATCCACAGAATGTTTCTCTCAG CTGTTTTCAACTCTGAGAGAAGGAAACCCACCTTGGGAAGTCACGGAGGCTGTTCTCTTTATCATGGCCGCCATTGCAAAGAGTGTAGATCC TGAAAATAACCCCACTCTGACGGAGGTGTTGGAGCAGGTGGTCTTGCTTCCAGAGACAGTCCATATTGCCGTGCGTTACACCAGTATTGAACTGGTCGGAGAGATGAGTGAAGTTGTTGACCGAAACCCACGCTTCTtag ATCCAGTGCTGAACTACCTGATGAAGGGCCTTAGGGAGAAGCCCCTGGCCTCAATGGCAGCTAAAGCCATTCACAACATCTGCTCTGTGTGCAGAGACCACATGGCCCAGCATTTCCAGGGCCTGTTGGACATCGCCCGCGCCCTCGACTCCTTTGCCCTATCTTCTGACGCAGCCATTGGTCTGCTAAAAG GCACAGCCTTAGTGTTGGCCAGGCTTCCCCTGGAGAAGATCTCTGAGTGTTTGAGTGACCTGTGTGCAGTACAGGTCATGGCTCTTAGAAAG CTTTTAGCTCAGGACTCCAGCAATGGTAAATCTGCGGATCCTACCATTTGGCTTGATCGACTGGCAGTCATATTCAG acacacaaatccTATAGTAGAGAATGGACAGACACATCCATGTCAGAAAGTAATTCAAGAG atCTGGCCTGTCTTATCAGAGACACTGAACGCACACCAGGCTGATAACCGCATTGTGGAGCGCTGTTGCCGGTGCCTGCGATTTGCAGTCCGCTGTGTGGGAAAAGGCTCTGCTTCATTGCTCCAGCCACttgtcacacag ATGGTGAATGTATACCAGGTTTATCCACACTCCTGCTTCCTATACCTGGGCAGTATCCTGGTGGATGAGTATGGCATGGAAGAAGGCTGCAGGCAGGGTCTATTGGACATGGTCCAG GCTCTCTGCATGCCTACCTTCCAACTGCTGGAGCAGCCCAATGGTCTACGCAACCATCCTGACACTGTGGATGACCTGTTCAGACTGGCCACCAG ATTTGTCCAGCGCAGTCCTGTCACACTGCTGAGTAGCAACATCGTTGTCCACATCATCCAGTGTGCCATCGCTGCCACTACCTTAGACCACCGAGATGCCAATTGTAGTGTTATGAAGTTCATCAGGGACCTGATTCACACAGGGGTCTCCAATGAC CATGAAGAAGACTTTGAGGTGCGAAAGCAGCTGATCAGCCAGGCCATGGAGCAGCACGGCCAGCAGTTGGTCACTCAGCTGTTGCACGCCTGCTGTTTCTGCCTGCCGCCTTACACACTGCCCGATGTCGCAGAGGTGCTCTGGGAGATCATGATCTTTGATCGGCCG ACGTTCTGTCGTTGGCTAGAGGCTGCGCTGAAGGGTCTTCCTAAAGAGACATCAGGAGGGGCCATAACTGTCACTCATAAGCAGCTCACAGACTTCCATAAGCAGGTCACCAG TGCCGAAGAGTGCAAACAGGTTTGCTGGGCGATCAGAGAGTTCACCAGGTTGTACCGATAG
- the tnpo3 gene encoding transportin-3 isoform X1 → MDGGKPSLSLVYQAVQALYHDPDPAGKERASVWLGELQRSMYAWEISDQLLQLKQDVESCYFAAQTMKMKIQTSFYELPPETHISLRDSLLSHIQNLKDLSPIIITQLALAIADLALQMASWKGCVHTLIEKYSSDVSSMPFLIEILTVLPEEVHSRSLRIGANRRTEITEDLAYYSTTVVTLLVSCVEKSGNDEKMLIKVFRCLGSWFNLGVLDNNFMASNQLLMVLFQVLQRDETSTNLHEAASDCVCSALYAIENVDTHLPLAMQLFQGVLTLETAYHMAVAREDLDKVLNYCRIFTELCETFLETTVRSPGQGMGDLRTLELLLICAGHPQYEVVEISFNFWYRLGEHLYKTNDPALHNVFRPYIQRLLHGLARHCQLDPDHEGIPEDTDDFGEFRMRVSDLVKDVIFLVGSTECFSQLFSTLREGNPPWEVTEAVLFIMAAIAKSVDPENNPTLTEVLEQVVLLPETVHIAVRYTSIELVGEMSEVVDRNPRFLDPVLNYLMKGLREKPLASMAAKAIHNICSVCRDHMAQHFQGLLDIARALDSFALSSDAAIGLLKGTALVLARLPLEKISECLSDLCAVQVMALRKNMAKSVSQQLLAQDSSNGKSADPTIWLDRLAVIFRHTNPIVENGQTHPCQKVIQEIWPVLSETLNAHQADNRIVERCCRCLRFAVRCVGKGSASLLQPLVTQMVNVYQVYPHSCFLYLGSILVDEYGMEEGCRQGLLDMVQALCMPTFQLLEQPNGLRNHPDTVDDLFRLATRFVQRSPVTLLSSNIVVHIIQCAIAATTLDHRDANCSVMKFIRDLIHTGVSNDHEEDFEVRKQLISQAMEQHGQQLVTQLLHACCFCLPPYTLPDVAEVLWEIMIFDRPTFCRWLEAALKGLPKETSGGAITVTHKQLTDFHKQVTSAEECKQVCWAIREFTRLYR, encoded by the exons ATGGATGGCGGCAAACCGTCCCTTTCACTTGTGTATCAAGCGGTTCAAGCGCTTTACCATGATCCAGATCCTGCCGGCAAAGAGCGAGCCTCGGTGTGGCTCGGGGAGCTGCAAAGATCG ATGTATGCATGGgagatctcagatcagctgttGCAGCTGAAGCAGGATGTTGAATCCTGCTACTTCGCTGCCCAGACCATGAAGATGAAGATCCAAACCTCCTTCTATGAGCTGCCACCAGAGACACACATCTCCCTCCGCGATTCGCtgctctcacacatacagaaccTCAAAGACCTCTCACCCATCATCATCACCCAG CTGGCTCTGGCAATCGCTGATCTTGCCCTGCAAATGGCTTCCTGGAAGGGTTGTGTTCACACCCTTATTGAAAA GTACAGTAGTGATGTTTCCTCCATGCCTTTCCTCATTGAGATTCTCACAGTTCTCCCAGAGGAGGTTCACAGCCGTTCTCTCAGGATCGGAGCAAACCGACGGACAGAGATAACTGAGGATTTGGCCTACTACTCAACCACTGTAGTCACTCTCTTG GTGTCATGTGTGGAGAAGTCTGGGAATGATGAGAAAATGCTGATTAAGGTGTTCCGCTGCCTGGGTAGCTGGTTTAATCTAGGAGTTCTAGACAACAATTTCATGGCCAGCAATCAGTTACTTATGGTTCTCTTCCAAGTGTTG CAGAGGGATGAGACGTCCACTAACCTGCACGAGGCTGCCTCAGACTGTGTTTGCTCAGCACTGTACGCCATAGAGAATGTGGACACACACTTGCCTCTGGCCATGCAGCTCTTCCAGGGTGTTCTCACTTTAGAGACTGCCTACCACATGGCAGTAGCCAGAGAGGACCTCGACAA AGTGCTGAATTACTGCCGTATTTTTACCGAGCTCTGTGAGACCTTTCTGGAGACGACAGTGAGAAGCCCAGGTCAAGGCATGGGAGACCTTCGTACCCTGGAACTGCTGCTCATCTGTGCTGGGCATCCACAGTATGAG GTGGTGGAGATCTCCTTTAACTTCTGGTATCGCCTCGGGGAGCACCTCTATAAGACTAATGACCCAGCGCTCCACAATGTGTTCAGACCTTACATCCAGAGACTGCTGCACGGACTGGCTCGCCACTGCCAACTGGACCCAGATCAT GAGGGAATCCCTGAGGACACCGATGATTTTGGGGAGTTCAGGATGAGAGTGTCTGATCTTGTGAAGGATGTTATTTTCCTCGTTGGATCCACAGAATGTTTCTCTCAG CTGTTTTCAACTCTGAGAGAAGGAAACCCACCTTGGGAAGTCACGGAGGCTGTTCTCTTTATCATGGCCGCCATTGCAAAGAGTGTAGATCC TGAAAATAACCCCACTCTGACGGAGGTGTTGGAGCAGGTGGTCTTGCTTCCAGAGACAGTCCATATTGCCGTGCGTTACACCAGTATTGAACTGGTCGGAGAGATGAGTGAAGTTGTTGACCGAAACCCACGCTTCTtag ATCCAGTGCTGAACTACCTGATGAAGGGCCTTAGGGAGAAGCCCCTGGCCTCAATGGCAGCTAAAGCCATTCACAACATCTGCTCTGTGTGCAGAGACCACATGGCCCAGCATTTCCAGGGCCTGTTGGACATCGCCCGCGCCCTCGACTCCTTTGCCCTATCTTCTGACGCAGCCATTGGTCTGCTAAAAG GCACAGCCTTAGTGTTGGCCAGGCTTCCCCTGGAGAAGATCTCTGAGTGTTTGAGTGACCTGTGTGCAGTACAGGTCATGGCTCTTAGAAAG AATATGGCAAAGTCTGTCTCTCAACAGCTTTTAGCTCAGGACTCCAGCAATGGTAAATCTGCGGATCCTACCATTTGGCTTGATCGACTGGCAGTCATATTCAG acacacaaatccTATAGTAGAGAATGGACAGACACATCCATGTCAGAAAGTAATTCAAGAG atCTGGCCTGTCTTATCAGAGACACTGAACGCACACCAGGCTGATAACCGCATTGTGGAGCGCTGTTGCCGGTGCCTGCGATTTGCAGTCCGCTGTGTGGGAAAAGGCTCTGCTTCATTGCTCCAGCCACttgtcacacag ATGGTGAATGTATACCAGGTTTATCCACACTCCTGCTTCCTATACCTGGGCAGTATCCTGGTGGATGAGTATGGCATGGAAGAAGGCTGCAGGCAGGGTCTATTGGACATGGTCCAG GCTCTCTGCATGCCTACCTTCCAACTGCTGGAGCAGCCCAATGGTCTACGCAACCATCCTGACACTGTGGATGACCTGTTCAGACTGGCCACCAG ATTTGTCCAGCGCAGTCCTGTCACACTGCTGAGTAGCAACATCGTTGTCCACATCATCCAGTGTGCCATCGCTGCCACTACCTTAGACCACCGAGATGCCAATTGTAGTGTTATGAAGTTCATCAGGGACCTGATTCACACAGGGGTCTCCAATGAC CATGAAGAAGACTTTGAGGTGCGAAAGCAGCTGATCAGCCAGGCCATGGAGCAGCACGGCCAGCAGTTGGTCACTCAGCTGTTGCACGCCTGCTGTTTCTGCCTGCCGCCTTACACACTGCCCGATGTCGCAGAGGTGCTCTGGGAGATCATGATCTTTGATCGGCCG ACGTTCTGTCGTTGGCTAGAGGCTGCGCTGAAGGGTCTTCCTAAAGAGACATCAGGAGGGGCCATAACTGTCACTCATAAGCAGCTCACAGACTTCCATAAGCAGGTCACCAG TGCCGAAGAGTGCAAACAGGTTTGCTGGGCGATCAGAGAGTTCACCAGGTTGTACCGATAG